AGTAACAGATAATTTGTCTTCCAGGCTTTCATCAATACAGTTACCCCAGATCAGATCAGCAGAAAGACCTGCCTTTTCCTGAATGTAATCTGTAATAATAGTTACCTCGTCCATCGTTACTTCACGTATACCTGAACTTATATTTAACAAGATATATCTTGCTCCCTCTATTTCATTGTCTTTTAATAATGGCGACGCCAATGCACCTTCAACTGCATTCAGTGCCCTGTTCTCACCATCACAAGCAAAACTACCCATTATAGATACACCGCTATCTTTCATAACAGTACGCACATCTTTAAAATCCACATTGATGTATCCCGGAACAGTAATGATTTCTGCAATGCCTTTGGCGGCAGTAGTTAAAATATCATCAGCTTGAGAAAATGCAGACCCTAAAGTAAGGTTACCGAAAATTTCACGCAACCGATCATTAGAAATAACTAAGTACGAATCAACATATTTTTTCAGCTCATCCAAACCATCATTTGCCTGCATCTTACGTCTCTTACCTTCAAAAGCAAAAGGCGTAGTTACTATGGCAACTGTTAAAATGTCAAGTTCTTTAGCTGCTTTGGCAATAATAGGACTGGCACCCGTTCCGGTTCCACCACCCATACCCGCAGTTATGAATAACATTTTTGTTGTGCTTCCAAGCATCTGCTTGATGTCGTCTATATTCTCAATAGCCGAATTTTTCCCAACTTCAGGAATTGAGCCTGCCCCCATACCTTCGGTAAGACTGGCACCCAACTGAACCTTATTAGGAATAGGACTAAACTCCAAAGCCTGGGCATCTGTATTACAAATAATAAAGTCTACACCAGTAATTCCTTGACGGTACATATGGTTTACCGCATTACCACCACCGCCACCAACACCAATTACCTTGATGATTGATGACTTATCTTTTAACATTTCGAACTGCATATCTTTATGAATCAGTTATTTAAAAATTCGTTTTACCTGTTCATCTCTCTATGTAATATTAACACTTTTTTAACAGGCGTTTTCCACAAATGTTGACAATGTGGAAAAATCACTCATTGTGGAAAAATATTACGGTTTTATATAATCTTCGTCACTCACATTCATGTCATCTTTGATGAAATCCTTTGTTTTAGCAAGAAGTTTATCAAATAATCCACCGCCCGAACGCTTGGTCTTTTCTTTCACCTCTTTGGCTTTTTCAACAAAAACACCCGGCTGTTTCATTTCTTCTAATAATTCTTCTGCCTTCTGGATACCTTTAATCAACAAACCAACACTGGTAGCATACATAGGGCTTTTCAAATCATCATAAATGGTTTTCGGCATGTCTTCATATTTAGACAAATGCTCATTTGGATAACCTACACGGCAATCTAAACCGGTTACATACTCTACCAGTTGAGAAAGGTGTTTCAATAATGCACCACCACCGGTAATCACCACTCCACCTATCAGTTTTTTCTCGTAACCTGATGATTTGATTTCATAATACACATGCTCAATGATTTCTTCCATACGGGCCTGGATTACATAAGCAAGGTTTTTAACAGAAATCTCTTTAGGCTCCCTTCCTCTTAATCCGGGAACACAAATGATTTCATTTTCTTTATTTTCTTCAGCCAGTGCCGATCCAAAGCGGGTCTTTAATAGTTCAGCCTGATTTCTCATTACAGAACAGCCTTCACGGATATCCTCTGTAACACTATTACCACCAAACGGAATAACGGCCGTATGACGGATGATACCTTCATGGAAAATAGCAATATCTGTGGTACCACCACCAATGTCAACCAGGGCAATACCAGCTTCTTTTTCTTCGTCGCTCAACACCGATTCTGAAGAAGCCAGGGGTTCTAATATTAATTCCTGAGTTTGTAACCCGGCATTGGTTACACACCTCATGATGTTTTTTACAGCAGTTACCTGACCGGAAATGATATGAAAGTTAGCTTCAAGGCGTACACCAGCCATACCAATCGGGTCTTTCACGCCCGGCTCATTGTCGATTGTAAACTCCTGCGGTAAAACATGGATGATTTCTTCTCCTGGGGGCATAACCAGTTTAAACATATCATCAATTAATTTATCGATATCTTTTTTCCCGATCTCACTATTTAGTTCACGTCGGGTTAAAATACCTCTATGCTGCAAACTCTTGATATGCTGTCCGGCAATACCTACATTCACAACGCGGATTTCAACATTTGATTGTCCACTCGCCAATTCAACAGCTTGTGATATCCCTTGTACTGTTTTCTGAATATTTGAAACAACCCCACGGGTAACTCCTGCTGATTCCGCTTTCCCTATCCCTAAGACTTCTATTTTTCCGTGCTGTGTTCTGCGACCAACGATCACACAGATCTTAGTAGTACCGATGTCTAATCCGACTACTATTGGAGATTGAATGGTAGATTTTTCTTTGCCCATAACTATATTGATTTGTTGAGTTTATTAATTGTTTTTCCTGGTATCAGTTTTAATTTTTTCTTTCTTACTACCCGCATCCTGCTGTATGTCTGCCACAATTTGTTTGCGGACAACAGAATCAACGAGTTTTCTGCTCTGTTTTGCAGTATCTATTATGCGATCCTTAATCACCTCTCCGGTTATAGAATCTATTTTATTCTTTTCACAAACAATTTGATTGGTATATTTTACATTAATGGTTTTATAAGTATTCCAGCCAACCTTTGGTATCGCTTTCTTATAAAAAGCAAGTAGATTTCTCATCTTGGTTTCCAATGAATCTGCTGTACCCAAAATGATGCGCTGATTTCCTACCCTTGGAATCAACTCTATATCTTTTGCACTATTTATATACAACTGCTCAATTTGTGCATCCCATAGCGTATCCCTTTTAACATATAAGGCTACCTTATATAAATCTATAGCCAGTTGAGTACTCAGTGTATCTACTCTACCACTAAAACGTTCCATAATATCCCCATTTGCAGCCAAAACATTTGCCGTAAAATTAGGTGAAACGGGCATTTTTAATCCGTTGCTATCTATATAGTAGTCCTGACCTGCCAGATTAATCATTCTTAAAATAGGCTGCCTTTGTTTAATTTCTATCTGGATTATCCCATTCATATCTGCATATACCGTAGCATAAGCGATATATGGATTAGCTATAATATTTTTCTCAATGCGCTGAAGATTAATACCAGCCAAATTCTGACCGATTAATGAACCTTGACTCTGTTTTAAAATAGCATCAATCTCTTCCCGTTCTATAAAATTATCAGCACCCGGAATCAGAATTTTAACATTGGTACAAACCAGTTTTTTCTTTTTGCCGTCAACAAAACTCATCAACACAACTAATCCGCTCAGACAAACAATCCAGGCAAAACATTTAAAAACCGGTTTCCAATTGATCCTTTTAAGCATGAGTCAAAATGGCTTTAAGTGGTTGTATCAATGTATCTATATCTCCAGCCCCAACAGTTAAAAGTAACTCTGGCTTATTGTTTTTTATGTACTCCGGCACCAAATCTTTCCGACATATTTCTTTGTCCCTCAGAGAGATTTTATCCAGCAATAACTGTGCATTCACCCCCGGAAGAGGCAATTCCCGGGCAGGATAAATCTCCAGCAACAGCAAATGATCAACCGTGCTTAAAACTCTTGCAAACTCATCCACAAAATCACGAGTACGTGTAAACAAGTGAGGCTGGAAGATGACTGTTAATTTTTTATCCGGATACAATTGTCTAACAGCATCAAAGCATGCCCGAAGCTCTTCAGGATGATGCGCATAGTCATCAATATAAATGTGCTCCGGCGTATTTACTATATATTCAAATCTTCTTTTAACCCCTTTAAAAGAACCTATCGCTGCTACAATTTTTTCCGGATCTATTCCCAGTTTTAGTGCAACTGCAATTGCAGCTACCGCATTTTCTACATTATGCTTTCCTGGTAACATCAGATGTATGTTACTTATGGTAATATTCGAATCAACATAATCAAACACAAATCTCGAACCTTCAACCCTTATATTTTGTCCTTTCACTTGAGAAGGCAAACCAACACTATAGCTTATGCCATTTGATAAAGGAAGACCATTCTTAACAAATAATGTCCCACCCGGCTTCAATTGCGCGGCAAACATCCTGAACGACTCCTGCAAGTGACTTGCATCGCCATAAATATCCAAATGATCAGCGTCCATTGAGGTAACCACCGATATATCCGGATGAAGCGTTAAGAAAGAACGATCATATTCATCAGCTTCTACAACGACTACATTGTTCTCTCCGAGAAGGAAATTAGTATTATAATTTGAAGCTATGCCTCCTAAAAAGGCGGTACAACCGTAACCACTTGATATTAAAACATGTGCTACAATTGATGAAGTAGTTGTTTTACCATGTGTACCAGCAACTGCAATACAAAACTGCCCCTTACTAATAATTCCCAACACCTCCGAACGCTTCTTTAAAACAAAACCATTCTGCTTAAAATAATTTAAGATTTGAGCATCTTTTGGAATCGCAGGCGTATACACAATTAACGTATCCTCATTCTTATCATGAAAAGAAACCGGTAATACCGCTTCATCATCCATGTACGATACTAAAATACCCTCTTGCTCCAATGCAATAGTCAGCTGAGTACGCGTTTTATCATATCCGCAAACCACACATTTGCGTTTAGCAAAATAACGGGCAATAGCACTCATGCCAATACCACCAATACCTACAAAATAGACACGCTGTATATTACTCAATTCCATCAGCTGTTGCCCTCCTTTCCTGCAAGTAACATCACCTGCTTCGCAATTACTTCATCAGCATCAGGCAAAGCCATCTTACCTATATTTTCCGAGTAAATCGAACTTCTGTCTTTATCGTTCAATAAACTTAAAGCCTCTTTTACGAGTGTATCTTCTGCCGATTGATCCACAATCATCAACGCAGCATTATTTTTCACCAATGCCAATGCATTCTTTGTCTGATGATCTTCCGCCACATTTGGTGAAGGAACCAGTATAACCGGCTTTTTAATCAGACACAATTCAGCTATCGTTCCCGCACCTGCTCTTGAAATAATTACGTCAGCAGCAGCATAGGCCAGATCCATTTTATTCAAAAACTCAAGAATCCTGACATTAGGATTAAAATCAAGCCCCAAACGCTCAACAATCCCTTTATAATAATATTTACCGGTCTGCCAGATCAACTGTACATCTGCATCTAAAATATCAAGAATATGCTTTTCAATGCTCTTATTTAGTGTTCCGGCACCTAAACTTCCACCGGTTACCAATATCGTTTTCTTTAATGGGTCAAGCTTTAACAATTCAGCACCTGCATGATGCTTATTCAAAATATCGACTACATCCTTCCGCACCGGATTACCTGTTTTAAGCAAACTTTCAGCAGGAAAAAACTGCTCCATTCCATCAAATGCAACGCAAACCTTAGCTGCTTTTTTACCCAGCCATTTATTGGTAATACCAGCATAAGAATTTTGCTCCTGAATCAAATAAGGAACTTTCTTTAACGACGCCGCAAACAGAATTGGACCAGATGCATATCCACCAACTCCAACAACCACATCAGGTTTAAAATCAGCAATCAACTCCAAGGCTTTGCGTACACTACCAAGTAGTTTAAATGGCAGACTTAAATTCTTGGCAATAGAGCCTCTTTGTATACCGCTGATGTTTAAACCAATAATTTTATATCCTGCGGCTGGAACTTTTTCCATTTCCATCCGACCGGTAGCTCCAACAAATAAAATTTCACAGCCAGGCTCCATACGCCTAAGCGCATTAGCTATGGATATGGCTGGAAATATATGTCCACCAGTACCGCCTCCTGAAATAATTATCCTTGTTGGTCTCATTATTTTATTCTTTAATCCTTGCTCCTTTATCCTTGCTCTTTTATCCCTTATCCACTTATGCCATAGCAGGAATTTCTCCTACAATCACCTTTTTGCTTCCCTGCTCTTCTACATCTCTGCTTACGCTCAATATAATACCAAAAGCTATACTTGTAAATATCATCGAAGTTCCACCCATACTTACCAATGGCAATGGAACACCAGTTACAGGTCCTAAACCTACAGCTACAGCCATATTGGCAAAGGCCTGTATGGTAAGACTAAAACTTAGCCCTGCAGCCAGCAAAGCCCCAAAGGCCTTAGGACTTTGAGTTACAATCCGCACACATCGGTAGAGCAACACGAGATACAATAACATCACTGTCATAGCCCCCATCAATCCATACTCTTCCACTATAATTGCAAAAATAAAATCCGAGTAAGGGTGTGGTAAAAAGTTACGCTGTGTACTATTCCCAGGCCCCTTGCCAAATACACCACCGGTTGCTAATGCAATTTTTGATTGATCTGCCTGATAAGTCTTATCAGAATGTTGTTTCTCAGGATGTAAAAACGAATTCACCCTCGATTTATAGGTAGCCGCCCTGGGACCTAAAAACACAATAAACAGCAACAATATCGTTCCACCTGCGCACACCATTCCAATCTGTTTAATACTGATCCTTCCAATAATCAGCAACAAAATACTTACTCCAAACAGCATGATTGCTGTAGATAAGTTGGCCCAGGCAATAAGCACAAACACCACACACACAGACCCCATGATAGGTATAAATGCTTTCCTAACATCTTTAATATTCTCTTGCTTTTTGGTCAGCATCCTGGCCAAAAAAGTAATCAAGGCAATTTTGGCTAAATCTGAAGTCTGAAACGTTAAGCCAATTAAAGGAATCTTCACCCAACGCGATGCATCATTAATATTAGCACCAAAAATAGCAGTATAAAACAACAAGGGAATCGTAATGATCATTAACACCTTAGAAATCCCTGCATAATATTTATAATCCAGCAAATGCGCAATATAGATCATACCAATCCCCATTACCACAAAAATCAAGTGCTTGGTTAACAAGATCTTTTCTACAGTTTTACCCGTCTTATAGGCATAAGTTCCGGTTGCACTGTAAACGGTAAGTATGGAAATCAGCGACAAAAGTATAATGATCAGCCATATCCAGCGATCTCCTTTTGTTTTATCTAAAAGCTTATTTACTGCGAACATAATTACAATTCTTTAACAGCTGCCTTAAATTGGTTACCACGGTCTTCGTAGTTCTTAAACAAATCAAAACTGGCACATGCAGGAGACAACAATACCGTATTTCCTTTTTTAGCCAAATGATAAGCTACCTGAACCGCCTCATGAGCAGAAAATGTATTTACAATAATTTCTACATCATCTTCAAAAGCCTCATGGATACGTTTGTTATCTTTACCTAAACATACTATGGCTCTAACCTTTTGACGCACCATATCTTTTAGCATATCATAATCGTTCCCTTTATCAACTCCACCCATGATTAAGATCACATCAGTACTCACACTTTCCAATGCATACCAGGTAGAGTTCACATTGGTAGCCTTAGAATCGTTGATATAATCTACCCCGGAAATCTTTGCCACATGCTCTAACCTATGTTCAATATTTTTAAAATCGCCCATACTTTCTCGTATAGAACTATTTCTAATATCTAATACCTTAGCTACTATGCCCGATGCCATAGAGTTATAAATATTGTGCTTTCCCTGCAGGGCTAATTCTGTAATAGACATGGTTAATGGATCGTTTAGGTTTATATTGATGTGTATGTTGTCACTTTCAAGGTACGCGCCCTCCTCAATTTTCTTCCTGATTGAAAAAGGATATTTCTTTGAATTCACTTTAGTACTTTTCAATACTTTTAAAGTTTCATCATCATCAGCACAGTAGATAAAAATGTCACCACTGGTCTGGTTTTGAGTTATCCGCATTTTTGATGCAGCATAATTACTCAATTTATAATCATAGCGATCTAAATGATCAGGTGTTATGTTCAATAAGACAGCTATATCAGCTTTAAAATCATGCATATCGTCGAGCATGAAACTGGAAATTTCCAATACATACCAATCAAAATCAGATGTAGCTACCAGAGCAGCAAAGCTATTCCCAATATTGCCGGCTAGTCCAACATTTAACCCTGCATTCTTTAAAATATGATAAGTCAACATTGTAGTCGTTGTCTTACCATTGGAACCTGTAATACAAATTGTTTTTGCATTGGTATAGCGCTTGGCAAATTCAATTTCAGATATTACCGGGATCTTCTTCGCTTTAATTTCTTTAATAATACCTGCAGTATGAGGTATTCCCGGACTTTTAATTACCTCAACCGCCTTGAGAATTTCTGCATGTGTATGTACGTTCTCTTCAAAAGCAACATTCAACTCCTGCAACTTTTCCTTATACTGAGTAGGAATTGCACCAAAATCAGACAAAAAGACATCAAATCCTTTCTTCTGCGCAAGCATTGCTGCCCCTACACCACTTTCACCACCACCTAAAATTACGATCCTTTGCTTTTCCATTATCTTAATTTTAAAGTGATGATAGTAATGATCGCAAGTAATATGCTGATGATCCAAAACCTGGTTACGATCTTAGCCTCATGGTACCCTTTTTTCTGATAGTGATGATGCAAAGGAGACATTAGAAAAATCCTCCTACCTTCACCAAACCGTTTCTTGGTATATTTAAAATAAGATACCTGAATCATTACAGATAAAATCTCTATCAGGAAAACTCCACATAAAACAGGGATCAGCAATTCCTTCCTGATCATAATGGCAAATGCCGCAATGATCCCACCAATAGCCAGGCTTCCTGTATCGCCCATAAAAACCTGGGCCGGATAAGAATTGTACCATAAAAATCCTACACAAGCACCAACAAAAGCACCCGCAAAAATCATCAACTCACCCGAATTCGGGATATACATAATATTGAGGTAATCAGCTATCACTGTGTTACCAGACACATAAGCCAGTAAACCAAGCGTAATCCCTATAATCGCAGATGTACCCGTTGCCAAACCATCAATCCCGTCGGTAATATTTGCACCATTAGAGACTGCTGTAATAATGATGACAGTGATAATAATAAAAACCAATGCCGCATATTTTTCATAACCATCACCTAAAAACTTAAGCACTTTGGCATAGTCAAATTCATTGTTCTTATAAAAAGGAACGTTCGTCAAAGTAGATTTCACATCCTGAGTATAATAAAAGCTTTCTCCTTTTTGTCTTAAAACCATAGGAGCTGTAGCAACTTTAGAAATACCAGCTTCGTCAACCGTTTGCCTAACCACAATGTTTGGATTATAGTACATGGTACAACCAATAATTAACCCAAGTCCAACCTGTCCAACAATTTTAAATCTGCCGGCTAATCCTTCTTTATTTTTCTTAAATACCTTAATGTAGTCATCTAAGAAACCTACAGCCCCCATCCAGATGGTGGTGATGATCATCAAAATCACATACACATTCGTCAAGTTGGCAAGCAACAAGGTTGGCACTAAAATACCAAGCAAAATCATGATACCACCCATCGTTGGCGTACCTTGTTTCTGCATTTGCCCCTCTAATCCCAGATTCCTTACGGTCTCACCAACCTGCATTTTCTGCAAATAATTGATAAGTCTTCTGCCGTAAACAGTAGTTATGATAAGCGAAATAATAACCGCCAGAGAGGTACGGAAAGTGATGTATTGAAACAATCTCAATCCCGGAAAATCGTAATGTCGACTCAGATATTCAAATAAATAATATAACATTAGCTGATCAAGTTTAATTGTTCCATTAACACTTCTTTATCATCAAAATGATACCTAACCCCATTTATCTCCTGGTACTTCTCATGTCCTTTACCTGCAAGCAAAATAATATCCCCAGGCTTTGCCAAATGACAAGCGGTTTTAATTGCTTCTCTTCTATCTACTATACTCAAAGTTTTGCGCCTATTTGTTGGAGAAACCCCCTTTTCCATCTCCTCTACTATCGTTTGCGGGTTTTCAGTCCTTGGGTTGTCCGAAGTCAGAATTACCTTATCACTCCAATCACAAGCCACCTGAGCCATAATCGGACGTTTGGTTTTATCCCTATCGCCTCCACAACCTATTATAGTAATCACCTGCTCCGTTCCCTTTCTAATATCATGTATTGTACTCAATACATTCTGAACGGCATCGGGTGTATGTGCATAATCCACAATTCCAATAATCCCTCTGGAGATCATATAATCAAACCTACCCTCAGCCCCAGTTAAATTAGTTAAGGTAGTTAATACCGTCAGTTGATCCTGATCAAGCAACATTGCAGTACCATAAACCGCCAGTAAATTATAGGCGTTAAATGATCCAACCAGCTTAAAGAAAACATCAGCATGATCAATATTCAGATGCAAACCATTAAAACTATTTTCAATAATATTTGCTTTAAAATCAGCAAGCTGCTTTAATGCATAAGTCTTTTTTACAGCCTTAGTGTTCTGCAACATAACCATCCCATTCTTATCATCAAGATTGGTTAAAGCAAAAGCAGAAGCCGGCAACACATCAAAAAAAGCTTTTTTCGCTTTGATATAATTATCAAACGTTTTATGAAAATCAAGGTGGTCATGCGTAATATTCGAAAACACACCACCGGCAAAACTTAAGCCTTCTATTCTATGTTGAACAACAGCATGAGAACTCACTTCCATAAAGCAATAATCACAACCCGCATTAACCATATCCTGCAAAAGCATATTTAATGCAATAGGATTTGGAGTCGTATGAGTTGCCGGAATAACCCGCTCATTAATGTGATTATCAACAGTTGAAATCAGGCCAACTTTATAGCCCAGCTCACGAAACAATTTAAACAATAACGTTGCAATGGTTGTCTTGCCATTGGTACCTGTAATACCAACTAGTTGTAGTTTCGCCGATGGGTTGCCATAAAAATTAGCAGCCATTTTACCAAGCGCCACCGAACTGTTGGCCACCTGAATGTAAGTTACATCAGCAATCTTTTCCTCCGGCATATCTTCACAAACCACCACTGAAACACCTGCACTGACTACATTACGAATGTAAGCATGTCCATCAGACAAAGTACCTTTGATTGCAAAAAACACATCATCTTTAGTCACCTGACGAGAATCAAATACCAAAGCACTCACCTCCCTGTTGGTCTGCCCAACCAGGTTAGTTATTGTTATTCCATATAAAATTTCCTGCAGCTGCATCTTATTGTAAATCTATTTGTACTGATAAACCTTTTCCTATTTTACTCCCCGCAGCGATAGATTGATTCACAACCTTTCCACTGCCTTTCACTCTGGCCTTTAAGCCCGCATTCCCTAAAAGATATAAAGCATCTTTTAAACCCATCCCATTCACATCAGGCATCACTCCTTTTATCAAGTTATATTCTTCGTAAACAACACCATTACTGGTATCAACACTATTAAAATAATCCGATTTAGCAGCATACAGGGCTTTAACACCTAAAGCATTATATACTCTTTTAACCGCCTTACTCTGACCAGATTTAGCTTCCGGACTAATGGTATTGCCAACTAAGTGCTCAGAAATTGTATTGTACATTTCCATATCACTTGCATAAATACGGTCAGCAATTTCTTTAAATACCGGACCAGCAACCGTTGCACCGTAATAACCATTCTTAGGTCCGTTGATAGATACTATAATAGAATACTTTGGTTTATCGGCTGGAAAATATCCACAAAACGAAGCCTGGTAACTGCGATTATTTTTATACCCCTTACTTCCGTCAGCCACCTGAGCTGTACCTGTTTTTCCTGCAACCCTATACAATGGAGACCCCATCAACTTACCAGTCCCCTTAGTCACAACAGACTCCAGCATTGCCTGCAACTTTTTA
This is a stretch of genomic DNA from Candidatus Pedobacter colombiensis. It encodes these proteins:
- the ftsZ gene encoding cell division protein FtsZ, encoding MQFEMLKDKSSIIKVIGVGGGGGNAVNHMYRQGITGVDFIICNTDAQALEFSPIPNKVQLGASLTEGMGAGSIPEVGKNSAIENIDDIKQMLGSTTKMLFITAGMGGGTGTGASPIIAKAAKELDILTVAIVTTPFAFEGKRRKMQANDGLDELKKYVDSYLVISNDRLREIFGNLTLGSAFSQADDILTTAAKGIAEIITVPGYINVDFKDVRTVMKDSGVSIMGSFACDGENRALNAVEGALASPLLKDNEIEGARYILLNISSGIREVTMDEVTIITDYIQEKAGLSADLIWGNCIDESLEDKLSVTIIATGFQTTEQRDEEKKNVKKISLLTPEEAPLVRPVEPVNSFIEPKAPVYSNEPVMKVKEEIKQSDLFADLFNPNKNRNAEEPANVIVRHTLLEEETPIEETPKDSGFEFEIKVAETDFVFETPAKVFNNDIVPQREEILESGADDDKNDESIEDQLKKSKERILRLKDLSMKLRTSNGLQELENEPAYKRKQMQLQQVQHSSESQVSRFTLSNDEDGSTEIRPNNSFLHDNVD
- the ftsA gene encoding cell division protein FtsA, giving the protein MGKEKSTIQSPIVVGLDIGTTKICVIVGRRTQHGKIEVLGIGKAESAGVTRGVVSNIQKTVQGISQAVELASGQSNVEIRVVNVGIAGQHIKSLQHRGILTRRELNSEIGKKDIDKLIDDMFKLVMPPGEEIIHVLPQEFTIDNEPGVKDPIGMAGVRLEANFHIISGQVTAVKNIMRCVTNAGLQTQELILEPLASSESVLSDEEKEAGIALVDIGGGTTDIAIFHEGIIRHTAVIPFGGNSVTEDIREGCSVMRNQAELLKTRFGSALAEENKENEIICVPGLRGREPKEISVKNLAYVIQARMEEIIEHVYYEIKSSGYEKKLIGGVVITGGGALLKHLSQLVEYVTGLDCRVGYPNEHLSKYEDMPKTIYDDLKSPMYATSVGLLIKGIQKAEELLEEMKQPGVFVEKAKEVKEKTKRSGGGLFDKLLAKTKDFIKDDMNVSDEDYIKP
- a CDS encoding cell division protein FtsQ, which produces MLKRINWKPVFKCFAWIVCLSGLVVLMSFVDGKKKKLVCTNVKILIPGADNFIEREEIDAILKQSQGSLIGQNLAGINLQRIEKNIIANPYIAYATVYADMNGIIQIEIKQRQPILRMINLAGQDYYIDSNGLKMPVSPNFTANVLAANGDIMERFSGRVDTLSTQLAIDLYKVALYVKRDTLWDAQIEQLYINSAKDIELIPRVGNQRIILGTADSLETKMRNLLAFYKKAIPKVGWNTYKTINVKYTNQIVCEKNKIDSITGEVIKDRIIDTAKQSRKLVDSVVRKQIVADIQQDAGSKKEKIKTDTRKNN
- the murC gene encoding UDP-N-acetylmuramate--L-alanine ligase, which encodes MELSNIQRVYFVGIGGIGMSAIARYFAKRKCVVCGYDKTRTQLTIALEQEGILVSYMDDEAVLPVSFHDKNEDTLIVYTPAIPKDAQILNYFKQNGFVLKKRSEVLGIISKGQFCIAVAGTHGKTTTSSIVAHVLISSGYGCTAFLGGIASNYNTNFLLGENNVVVVEADEYDRSFLTLHPDISVVTSMDADHLDIYGDASHLQESFRMFAAQLKPGGTLFVKNGLPLSNGISYSVGLPSQVKGQNIRVEGSRFVFDYVDSNITISNIHLMLPGKHNVENAVAAIAVALKLGIDPEKIVAAIGSFKGVKRRFEYIVNTPEHIYIDDYAHHPEELRACFDAVRQLYPDKKLTVIFQPHLFTRTRDFVDEFARVLSTVDHLLLLEIYPARELPLPGVNAQLLLDKISLRDKEICRKDLVPEYIKNNKPELLLTVGAGDIDTLIQPLKAILTHA
- the murG gene encoding undecaprenyldiphospho-muramoylpentapeptide beta-N-acetylglucosaminyltransferase codes for the protein MRPTRIIISGGGTGGHIFPAISIANALRRMEPGCEILFVGATGRMEMEKVPAAGYKIIGLNISGIQRGSIAKNLSLPFKLLGSVRKALELIADFKPDVVVGVGGYASGPILFAASLKKVPYLIQEQNSYAGITNKWLGKKAAKVCVAFDGMEQFFPAESLLKTGNPVRKDVVDILNKHHAGAELLKLDPLKKTILVTGGSLGAGTLNKSIEKHILDILDADVQLIWQTGKYYYKGIVERLGLDFNPNVRILEFLNKMDLAYAAADVIISRAGAGTIAELCLIKKPVILVPSPNVAEDHQTKNALALVKNNAALMIVDQSAEDTLVKEALSLLNDKDRSSIYSENIGKMALPDADEVIAKQVMLLAGKEGNS
- a CDS encoding FtsW/RodA/SpoVE family cell cycle protein; the protein is MFAVNKLLDKTKGDRWIWLIIILLSLISILTVYSATGTYAYKTGKTVEKILLTKHLIFVVMGIGMIYIAHLLDYKYYAGISKVLMIITIPLLFYTAIFGANINDASRWVKIPLIGLTFQTSDLAKIALITFLARMLTKKQENIKDVRKAFIPIMGSVCVVFVLIAWANLSTAIMLFGVSILLLIIGRISIKQIGMVCAGGTILLLFIVFLGPRAATYKSRVNSFLHPEKQHSDKTYQADQSKIALATGGVFGKGPGNSTQRNFLPHPYSDFIFAIIVEEYGLMGAMTVMLLYLVLLYRCVRIVTQSPKAFGALLAAGLSFSLTIQAFANMAVAVGLGPVTGVPLPLVSMGGTSMIFTSIAFGIILSVSRDVEEQGSKKVIVGEIPAMA
- the murD gene encoding UDP-N-acetylmuramoyl-L-alanine--D-glutamate ligase, translating into MEKQRIVILGGGESGVGAAMLAQKKGFDVFLSDFGAIPTQYKEKLQELNVAFEENVHTHAEILKAVEVIKSPGIPHTAGIIKEIKAKKIPVISEIEFAKRYTNAKTICITGSNGKTTTTMLTYHILKNAGLNVGLAGNIGNSFAALVATSDFDWYVLEISSFMLDDMHDFKADIAVLLNITPDHLDRYDYKLSNYAASKMRITQNQTSGDIFIYCADDDETLKVLKSTKVNSKKYPFSIRKKIEEGAYLESDNIHININLNDPLTMSITELALQGKHNIYNSMASGIVAKVLDIRNSSIRESMGDFKNIEHRLEHVAKISGVDYINDSKATNVNSTWYALESVSTDVILIMGGVDKGNDYDMLKDMVRQKVRAIVCLGKDNKRIHEAFEDDVEIIVNTFSAHEAVQVAYHLAKKGNTVLLSPACASFDLFKNYEDRGNQFKAAVKEL
- the mraY gene encoding phospho-N-acetylmuramoyl-pentapeptide-transferase; translated protein: MLYYLFEYLSRHYDFPGLRLFQYITFRTSLAVIISLIITTVYGRRLINYLQKMQVGETVRNLGLEGQMQKQGTPTMGGIMILLGILVPTLLLANLTNVYVILMIITTIWMGAVGFLDDYIKVFKKNKEGLAGRFKIVGQVGLGLIIGCTMYYNPNIVVRQTVDEAGISKVATAPMVLRQKGESFYYTQDVKSTLTNVPFYKNNEFDYAKVLKFLGDGYEKYAALVFIIITVIIITAVSNGANITDGIDGLATGTSAIIGITLGLLAYVSGNTVIADYLNIMYIPNSGELMIFAGAFVGACVGFLWYNSYPAQVFMGDTGSLAIGGIIAAFAIMIRKELLIPVLCGVFLIEILSVMIQVSYFKYTKKRFGEGRRIFLMSPLHHHYQKKGYHEAKIVTRFWIISILLAIITIITLKLR